In Sporichthyaceae bacterium, a single window of DNA contains:
- a CDS encoding DEAD/DEAH box helicase: MTTLAGPTASRQASASADRVQSLLDHLLTRGRVERVRHVHRFPERPGVRAPWPAWVPELMVDRWRQFGIPAPWAHQVAAADALWAGRSVVLSTGTASGKSLAYLMPALSGLLTSASAPTVLYLAPTKALAADQLACLADLQLGAHGVRPALFDGDTGYGERDWIRAHANYLLTNPDMLNRTLLPDHARWARFLGALRYVVVDECHTYRGVFGSHVAQVLRRLRRLCRRHGADPVFGLCSATVSDPAVAATRLTSAAVQAVSEDTSPRAAAAFALWEPPLTGVLDEHGAPRRRTAVAEAADLLTDLVLADARVLAFLRSRRSAEVASVLARDALAEVDPSLGGRVAAYRGGYLPEERRELERRLRSGELCGLAATNALELGIDITGLDAVLLAGYPGTRASMWQQAGRAGRAGQGGLAVFVARDDPLDTYLVHHPEALFGRPVEATVLDPDNPYVLAPHLCAAAAEAPLTPADLELFGPRAGGVVDGLTEQRLLRRRGDAWYWTRVDPSALPGDIRGSGGPAVRLVEASTGRLLGTVDAGSAHSQVHTGAVHLHQGRSYLVEELDLDAAVAVVTRAEPDWTTTAREVTEIAVLTDDRVMHWGAARVHFGSVEVTSQVVSYLSKRIATGEVFAQTPLDLPPRQLRTSAVWWTVPADALAEVGIAAGELPGAAHAAEHAAIGLLPLFATCDRWDVGGVSTALHPDTGLPTVFVHDGHPGGAGFAERGFAVAEQWLSATRELIAGCGCLAGCPSCVQSPKCGNGNRPLDKAGAVLLLDVVLSGAPH; this comes from the coding sequence GTGACAACGCTGGCCGGCCCGACCGCGTCGAGGCAGGCCTCGGCGTCCGCCGATCGGGTGCAATCGCTGCTCGACCACTTGCTGACCCGGGGTCGGGTCGAGCGGGTACGTCATGTGCACCGATTCCCGGAGCGACCCGGTGTCCGCGCGCCCTGGCCCGCATGGGTGCCGGAGCTGATGGTGGACCGGTGGAGGCAGTTCGGCATTCCGGCCCCGTGGGCGCACCAGGTGGCCGCCGCGGACGCGCTGTGGGCCGGGCGCTCGGTGGTGTTGTCCACCGGAACCGCCTCGGGGAAGTCCCTGGCGTATCTGATGCCGGCGCTGTCCGGTCTGCTCACCTCAGCCTCGGCGCCCACGGTGCTGTACCTGGCCCCGACCAAGGCGCTGGCCGCCGATCAACTGGCCTGCCTGGCCGACCTGCAGCTCGGCGCCCATGGCGTGCGACCCGCGTTGTTCGACGGGGACACCGGCTACGGCGAGCGCGACTGGATCCGGGCCCACGCCAACTACCTGCTGACCAACCCGGACATGCTCAACCGCACGCTGCTGCCCGACCACGCCCGCTGGGCGCGGTTCCTGGGTGCGCTGCGCTACGTGGTCGTCGACGAATGCCACACCTACCGGGGCGTGTTCGGTTCGCACGTCGCCCAGGTGCTGCGCCGGCTGCGCCGGTTGTGCCGACGGCACGGCGCCGACCCGGTGTTCGGGCTGTGCTCGGCGACGGTGTCCGACCCGGCGGTGGCGGCTACCCGGTTGACCTCCGCGGCGGTGCAGGCCGTCAGCGAGGACACCTCGCCACGCGCGGCCGCCGCGTTCGCGCTGTGGGAGCCGCCGTTGACCGGCGTGCTCGATGAGCACGGCGCCCCGCGCCGGCGCACCGCCGTGGCCGAGGCCGCCGACCTGCTCACCGACCTGGTGCTGGCCGACGCCCGGGTACTGGCGTTCCTGCGCTCCCGGCGCAGCGCCGAGGTGGCCTCGGTGCTCGCCCGGGACGCCCTGGCGGAGGTGGACCCGTCGCTCGGCGGCCGGGTGGCCGCGTACCGCGGCGGCTACCTGCCGGAGGAACGCCGCGAGCTGGAGCGGCGGCTGCGCTCCGGGGAGCTGTGCGGGCTGGCCGCGACCAACGCCCTGGAGCTGGGCATCGACATCACCGGGCTGGACGCGGTGTTGCTGGCCGGCTACCCCGGCACCCGAGCCTCGATGTGGCAGCAGGCAGGCCGGGCGGGGCGCGCCGGGCAGGGCGGGCTGGCTGTGTTCGTGGCCCGCGACGACCCGCTGGACACCTACTTGGTGCACCACCCCGAGGCCCTGTTCGGTCGGCCGGTGGAGGCCACCGTGCTGGACCCGGACAACCCGTACGTGCTGGCTCCGCACCTTTGTGCGGCCGCGGCGGAGGCTCCCTTGACGCCGGCGGATCTGGAGCTGTTCGGCCCGCGGGCCGGGGGCGTGGTGGACGGGCTGACCGAACAGCGGCTGCTCCGCCGCCGGGGGGACGCCTGGTACTGGACCCGGGTGGACCCCTCGGCGCTGCCGGGCGACATTCGCGGCTCCGGCGGGCCGGCGGTGCGCCTGGTGGAGGCGAGTACCGGGCGGTTGCTGGGCACGGTGGACGCGGGCAGCGCACACAGCCAGGTGCACACCGGCGCGGTACACCTGCACCAGGGCCGCAGCTACCTGGTCGAGGAGCTGGACCTCGACGCCGCGGTGGCCGTGGTGACCCGCGCCGAGCCGGACTGGACCACCACCGCACGGGAGGTCACCGAGATCGCGGTGCTCACCGACGACCGGGTGATGCACTGGGGGGCGGCCCGAGTGCACTTCGGCAGCGTCGAGGTGACCAGCCAGGTGGTGTCCTACCTGAGCAAGCGGATCGCCACCGGCGAGGTGTTCGCGCAGACCCCGCTGGATCTACCGCCCCGTCAGCTGCGGACCAGCGCGGTCTGGTGGACCGTGCCGGCCGATGCCCTCGCCGAGGTCGGCATCGCGGCCGGCGAACTACCGGGCGCCGCGCACGCTGCGGAGCACGCCGCGATCGGCCTGCTGCCGCTGTTCGCGACCTGCGACCGCTGGGACGTCGGCGGGGTGTCCACCGCCCTGCACCCGGACACCGGGCTGCCGACTGTGTTCGTGCACGACGGCCACCCGGGCGGGGCGGGGTTCGCCGAGCGCGGGTTCGCCGTGGCCGAGCAGTGGCTGTCCGCCACCCGCGAGCTGATCGCCGGTTGCGGGTGCCTGGCCGGCTGCCCGTCCTGCGTGCAGTCCCCGAAATGCGGCAACGGCAACCGACCGTTGGACAAGGCCGGCGCGGTGC